In Choloepus didactylus isolate mChoDid1 chromosome 6, mChoDid1.pri, whole genome shotgun sequence, one DNA window encodes the following:
- the LOC119536159 gene encoding olfactory receptor 8B3-like has translation MSPGNGSLVTQFILVGLTDHPDLQLPLFFLFLAMYSITVVGNLGLITLIGLNSHLQTPMYFFLFNLSFIDLCYSTVFTPKMLINFLSRNNIISYQGCMTQLYFFCFFIISECYVLTSMAYDRYVAICNPLLYDIAMSPKVCSNLMFGSYLMAFSTAVAHTGCMLRLTFCDANTINHYFCDILPVLQLSCTSTYVNELVLFIVGSINIFVPSLTIFVSYGFILCSILHMNSTDGRSKAFSTCSSHIMAVSLFFGSGSFAYLHPSSASPMNEGKISSVFYTNVVPMMNSLIYSLRNKDVKLALTKTLSRGLF, from the coding sequence ATGTCTCCTGGAAATGGCTCTTTAGTGACTCAGTTCATACTTGTGGGATTAACGGATCACCCAGATCTGCAACTTCCCCTGTTCTTCCTGTTTCTAGCAATGTATAGTATCACTGTGGTGGGGAACTTGGGCTTGATAACTCTAATTGGGCTGAATTCCCACCTTCAaacccccatgtactttttcctctttaacttgTCCTTCATAGACCTCTGTTATTCTACTGTTTTTACACCTAAAATGCTGATCAACTTCTTATCAAGGAACAATATTATCTCCTACCAGGGATGCATGACCCAGCtctatttcttctgcttttttatCATTTCTGAGTGCTATGTGCTGACATCTATGGCCTAtgatcgctatgtggccatctgtaatccACTCTTGTATGACATTGCCATGTCCCCTAAAGTGTGTTCCAATCTTATGTTTGGTTCGTACTTGATGGCATTTTCTACTGCTGTGGCCCACACTGGATGCATGCTGAGACTGACCTTCTGTGATGCCAACACCATCAACCATTATTTCTGTGACATCCTCCCTGTGCTCCAGCTTTCCTGCACAAGCACCTACGTTAATGAGCTGGTGCTGTTCATTGTGGGGAGCATCAACATCTTTGTGCCCAGTCTCACCATTTTTGTCTCTTATGGTTTCATTCTCTGCAGCATCCTCCACATGAATTCCACTGACGGCAGGTCCAAAGCCTTCAGCACCTGCAGTTCCCACATAATGGctgtttctctgttctttggatcAGGTTCATTTGCATACCTTCATCCATCTTCAGCCAGCCCTATGAATGAGGGTAAAATCTCTTCTGTCTTTTACACCAATGTGGTTCCCATGATGAACTCCTTAATCTATAGCCTGAGGAATAAAGATGTTAAACTTGCATTGACGAAAACCCTGAGTAGGGGACTATTTTGA
- the LOC119537833 gene encoding olfactory receptor 8B3-like, with protein sequence MSPGNGSLVTRFILAGLTDHPDLQLPLFFLFLAMCIITMLGNLTLITLLVLNSHLHTPMYFFLLNLSFIDLCYSSVFIPKMLINFLSKKNIVSYQGCMAQLFFFCLFVISECYVLTSMAYDRYVAICNPLLYNIAMSPNVCSTLIFGSYLMAFSSAMAHTRCMLRLTFCDANTINHYFCDILPMLQLSCTSTYVNKLVLFIMGGINIIMPSLTIFISYGFILSSILHVNSTEGRSKAFSTCSSHIIAISLFFGSGSFANLQPSSTTTNEGKIPSIFYTNVVPMMKPLIYSLRNKDVILAMRKTLSRRIF encoded by the coding sequence ATGTCTCCTGGAAATGGCTCTTTAGTGACTCGGTTCATACTTGCAGGATTAACAGACCACCCAGATCTCCAGCTGCCTCTGTTCTTCCTCTTTCTAGCAATGTGTATTATCACCATGCTGGGAAACTTGACCTTGATAACTCTACTTGTGCTGAATTCTcaccttcacacccccatgtactttttcctcctTAACTTGTCCTTCATAGACCTATgttattcttctgtttttataCCCAAAATGCTGATAAACTTcttatcaaagaagaatattgtCTCCTACCAGGGGTGCATGGcacagcttttctttttctgtttatttgtcaTTTCTGAGTGCTATGTGCTGACATCAATGGCCTAtgatcgctatgtggccatctgtaatccACTCTTGTATAACATTGCCATGTCCCCTAATGTGTGCTCCACCCTTATCTTTGGTTCATATTTGATGGCATTTTCTAGTGCCATGGCCCACACTAGATGCATGCTGAGACTGACCTTCTGTGATGCCAACACCATCAACCATTATTTCTGTGACATCCTGCCTATGCTCCAGCTCTCCTGCACCAGTACCTATGTCAACAAGCTTGTGTTATTCATTATGGGGGGCATCAACATCATCATGCCCAGTCTCACCATCTTTATCTCTTATGGTTTCATTCTCTCCAGCATCCTCCATGTCAATTCCACTGAGGGCAGGTCCAAAGCCTTCAGCACCTGCAGTTCCCACATTATAGccatttctctgttctttggatcAGGTTCATTTGCAAACCTTCAGCCATCTTCAACTACTACAAATGAGGGAAAAATCCCTTCTATCTTTTACACCAATGTGGTTCCCATGATGAAACCCTTAATCTACAGCTTGAGGAATAAAGATGTAATACTTGCCATGAGAAAAACCCTGAGTAGGAGAATATTTTGA